TGAAGGATGGTAAATTACCAGTTGCTTTTTTAACCGATAACGATATTACAGGTGGAAACAGTGGTAGCCCGGTAATTGATGGCGAAGGCCAGATTATAGGTTTAGCTTTTGACGGAAACTGGGAAGCTATGAGTGGTAATATACACTTTGACCCGGCTAACAAACGTACTATCTGTGTTGATATCCGTTACGTATTGTGGTTAGTTGACAAATTTGGTCAGGCTCCACATATAGTAGCAGAAATGAACATTGTTCAATAAACAATTATTTAAACTCAAATGAAAAAAGTATTTGCTATAGCATTGTTAAGTATAAGCTTGGTGGCTTGTAATAACGACCCTCGTGCAAAATTACCTGCAACAGGTAGTTTTGGTCAACCAGTAGTGGCTGATACCGTTAAAACAGTAAGCGATGTATTGACCTTGTTACAAACGGGTAATAATATACCCGTTAAAGTAACCGGTACCATTGACAAATACTGCAAAGGCGAAGGTTGTTGGTTAACCCTTGAAAATAAAGGTAGCGAACCTTTGTTTGTAGAGGTGGAGAACAAAGCCTTTGTTTTACCTTTAAATATTGAAGGTAAAATAGCTACTGTACAAGGCAATGCTGTAAAAGAAATCAAAGATGGTAAAGAAGAAGTGAGGATTATA
This DNA window, taken from Bacteroidota bacterium, encodes the following:
- a CDS encoding DUF4920 domain-containing protein codes for the protein MKKVFAIALLSISLVACNNDPRAKLPATGSFGQPVVADTVKTVSDVLTLLQTGNNIPVKVTGTIDKYCKGEGCWLTLENKGSEPLFVEVENKAFVLPLNIEGKIATVQGNAVKEIKDGKEEVRIIASGVTIQ